One Castanea sativa cultivar Marrone di Chiusa Pesio chromosome 4, ASM4071231v1 DNA window includes the following coding sequences:
- the LOC142632287 gene encoding CBS domain-containing protein CBSCBSPB1 isoform X2 has protein sequence MSGHVVGGGSSRRSMSLNAMPNKKKQPVENGSNEGSRKSISVSSRSASLGLTGERTVKRLRLSKALTVPENTTLLEACHRMAARRVDALLLTDSNALLCGILTDKDITTRVIAHELNLEDTPVSKVMTRNPVFVLSDTLAVEALQKMVQGKFRHLPVVENGEVIALLDIAKCLYDAIVRLERAAEKGKAIVAAVEGVEKHWGTSSGSNTFIETLRERMFRPSLSTVIPENSKVATVSPTETVLVATKKMLEFRSSSAVVTVDDKPRGIITSRDILMRVTAQNLPPQSTLVEQVMTPNPECATIDTPIVDALHTMHDGKFLHIPVVDRDGKVVAVADVLQITHAAVSTVSQVGGTAGISTEATNSMMQKFWDSAMALTSNEDEEDARSEGSLKLASEGGTETGRALSYPSATPNTFAFKIQDKKGRMHRFTCETHSLADLIAAIIQRVGDDIDPRKLPQILYEDEDQDKVVLASDSDLATAVDHARSAGWKGLRLHLDYSGKRGRGRSFSAGAMDYAETHADAWASAYSAVAAGAALVAGLGVLTYMKRF, from the exons ATGTCCGGCCATGTTGTAGGTGGTGGTTCTTCAAGACGAAGCATGTCGTTGAATGCTATGCCAAACAAGAAGAAACAACCGGTGGAGAATGGATCCAATGAGGGTTCGCGAAAGTCTATATCAGTTTCTTCGCGTTCTGCTTCTTT GGGGCTAACTGGAGAGCGTACTGTGAAACGACTGCGGCTGTCAAAGGCCCTAACAGTACCTGAAAATACAACTCTTCTTGAGGCTTGCCATCGGATGGCTGCTCGTAGAGTTGACGCTTTGTTGCTAACTGACTCCAATGCATTACTTTGTGGAATCCTTACAGACAAG GATATAACAACTAGGGTTATTGCCCATGAGCTTAACCTTGAGGACACACCTGTTTCCAAAGTAATGACAAGGAACCCAGTATTTGTTCTTTCTGACACTCTTGCTGTGGAAGCCCTCCAGAAGATGGTGCAAG GAAAATTCAGACATTTGCCTGTGGTAGAGAATGGGGAGGTCATTGCTTTACTTGATATAGCAAAGTGTTTATATGATGCTATTGTTCGTCTGGAAAGGGCAGCTGAAAAGGGAAAGGCTATTGTTGCAGCTGTTGAAGGTGTTGAAAAACATTGGGGGACATCTTCTG GTTCCAATACCTTCATAGAGACACTTCGAGAGCGGATGTTTAGGCCGTCTTTGTCGACCGTCATTCCAGAGAATTCAAA GGTTGCAACAGTTTCCCCAACAGAAACAGTTTTAGTGGCAACTAAGAAGATGCTTGAATTTCGATCAAGCTCTGCAGTTGTGACAGTTGATGACAAACCACGGGGAATTATAAC TTCAAGGGATATCTTGATGCGGGTAACAGCACAAAATCTTCCTCCACAGTCCACTTTAGTGGAGCAG GTCATGACTCCAAACCCAGAATGTGCAACGATAGATACACCAATTGTTGATGCACTGCATACAATGCATGATGGGAAGTTTTTGCATATTCCTGTTGTAGATAGAG ATGGAAAAGTAGTTGCTGTAGCGGATGTACTACAGATCACTCATGCTGCTGTATCCACAGTAAGTCAA GTTGGGGGTACTGCTGGCATAAGTACTGAAGCAACAAACAGTATGATGCAAAAGTTCTGGGATTCTGCCATGGCCTTAACCTCTAATGAGGATGAAGAAGATGCACGAAG TGAAGGTTCCTTAAAGTTGGCTTCAGAGGGAGGGACAGAGACAGGACGAGCACTTTCCTATCCGTCAGCCACCCCTAATACATTTGCTTTTAAAATCCAAGATAAGAAGGGCAGGATGCATAGATTTACTTGCG AGACACATAGTTTGGCAGATCTTATAGCTGCGATCATTCAGAGGGTGGGTGATGACATTGACCCCCGCAAACTACCTCAGATTCTG TATGAAGATGAAGACCAGGATAAAGTTGTACTAGCATCGGATAGTGATCTTGCAACTGCTGTGGACCATGCAAGGTCAGCTGGTTGGAAG GGCTTGAGATTGCATTTAGACTATTCAGGAAAACGTGGTCGTGGGAGATCTTTCAGTGCAGGAGCTATGGACTATGCTGAAACACATGCAGACGCATGGGCTTCTGCATACAGTGCTGTCGCAGCTGGAGCAGCACTTGTTGCTGGGTTAGGCGTATTGACATATATGAAGAGGTTCTAA
- the LOC142632287 gene encoding CBS domain-containing protein CBSCBSPB1 isoform X1 produces MSGHVVGGGSSRRSMSLNAMPNKKKQPVENGSNEGSRKSISVSSRSASLGLTGERTVKRLRLSKALTVPENTTLLEACHRMAARRVDALLLTDSNALLCGILTDKDITTRVIAHELNLEDTPVSKVMTRNPVFVLSDTLAVEALQKMVQGKFRHLPVVENGEVIALLDIAKCLYDAIVRLERAAEKGKAIVAAVEGVEKHWGTSSGSNTFIETLRERMFRPSLSTVIPENSKVATVSPTETVLVATKKMLEFRSSSAVVTVDDKPRGIITSRDILMRVTAQNLPPQSTLVEQVMTPNPECATIDTPIVDALHTMHDGKFLHIPVVDRDGKVVAVADVLQITHAAVSTVSQVGGTAGISTEATNSMMQKFWDSAMALTSNEDEEDARSLSEGSLKLASEGGTETGRALSYPSATPNTFAFKIQDKKGRMHRFTCETHSLADLIAAIIQRVGDDIDPRKLPQILYEDEDQDKVVLASDSDLATAVDHARSAGWKGLRLHLDYSGKRGRGRSFSAGAMDYAETHADAWASAYSAVAAGAALVAGLGVLTYMKRF; encoded by the exons ATGTCCGGCCATGTTGTAGGTGGTGGTTCTTCAAGACGAAGCATGTCGTTGAATGCTATGCCAAACAAGAAGAAACAACCGGTGGAGAATGGATCCAATGAGGGTTCGCGAAAGTCTATATCAGTTTCTTCGCGTTCTGCTTCTTT GGGGCTAACTGGAGAGCGTACTGTGAAACGACTGCGGCTGTCAAAGGCCCTAACAGTACCTGAAAATACAACTCTTCTTGAGGCTTGCCATCGGATGGCTGCTCGTAGAGTTGACGCTTTGTTGCTAACTGACTCCAATGCATTACTTTGTGGAATCCTTACAGACAAG GATATAACAACTAGGGTTATTGCCCATGAGCTTAACCTTGAGGACACACCTGTTTCCAAAGTAATGACAAGGAACCCAGTATTTGTTCTTTCTGACACTCTTGCTGTGGAAGCCCTCCAGAAGATGGTGCAAG GAAAATTCAGACATTTGCCTGTGGTAGAGAATGGGGAGGTCATTGCTTTACTTGATATAGCAAAGTGTTTATATGATGCTATTGTTCGTCTGGAAAGGGCAGCTGAAAAGGGAAAGGCTATTGTTGCAGCTGTTGAAGGTGTTGAAAAACATTGGGGGACATCTTCTG GTTCCAATACCTTCATAGAGACACTTCGAGAGCGGATGTTTAGGCCGTCTTTGTCGACCGTCATTCCAGAGAATTCAAA GGTTGCAACAGTTTCCCCAACAGAAACAGTTTTAGTGGCAACTAAGAAGATGCTTGAATTTCGATCAAGCTCTGCAGTTGTGACAGTTGATGACAAACCACGGGGAATTATAAC TTCAAGGGATATCTTGATGCGGGTAACAGCACAAAATCTTCCTCCACAGTCCACTTTAGTGGAGCAG GTCATGACTCCAAACCCAGAATGTGCAACGATAGATACACCAATTGTTGATGCACTGCATACAATGCATGATGGGAAGTTTTTGCATATTCCTGTTGTAGATAGAG ATGGAAAAGTAGTTGCTGTAGCGGATGTACTACAGATCACTCATGCTGCTGTATCCACAGTAAGTCAA GTTGGGGGTACTGCTGGCATAAGTACTGAAGCAACAAACAGTATGATGCAAAAGTTCTGGGATTCTGCCATGGCCTTAACCTCTAATGAGGATGAAGAAGATGCACGAAG TCTCAGTGAAGGTTCCTTAAAGTTGGCTTCAGAGGGAGGGACAGAGACAGGACGAGCACTTTCCTATCCGTCAGCCACCCCTAATACATTTGCTTTTAAAATCCAAGATAAGAAGGGCAGGATGCATAGATTTACTTGCG AGACACATAGTTTGGCAGATCTTATAGCTGCGATCATTCAGAGGGTGGGTGATGACATTGACCCCCGCAAACTACCTCAGATTCTG TATGAAGATGAAGACCAGGATAAAGTTGTACTAGCATCGGATAGTGATCTTGCAACTGCTGTGGACCATGCAAGGTCAGCTGGTTGGAAG GGCTTGAGATTGCATTTAGACTATTCAGGAAAACGTGGTCGTGGGAGATCTTTCAGTGCAGGAGCTATGGACTATGCTGAAACACATGCAGACGCATGGGCTTCTGCATACAGTGCTGTCGCAGCTGGAGCAGCACTTGTTGCTGGGTTAGGCGTATTGACATATATGAAGAGGTTCTAA
- the LOC142632287 gene encoding CBS domain-containing protein CBSCBSPB1 isoform X4 translates to MSGHVVGGGSSRRSMSLNAMPNKKKQPVENGSNEGSRKSISVSSRSASLGLTGERTVKRLRLSKALTVPENTTLLEACHRMAARRVDALLLTDSNALLCGILTDKDITTRVIAHELNLEDTPVSKVMTRNPVFVLSDTLAVEALQKMVQGKFRHLPVVENGEVIALLDIAKCLYDAIVRLERAAEKGKAIVAAVEGVEKHWGTSSGSNTFIETLRERMFRPSLSTVIPENSKVATVSPTETVLVATKKMLEFRSSSAVVTVDDKPRGIITSRDILMRVTAQNLPPQSTLVEQVMTPNPECATIDTPIVDALHTMHDGKFLHIPVVDRDGKVVAVADVLQITHAAVSTVGGTAGISTEATNSMMQKFWDSAMALTSNEDEEDARSEGSLKLASEGGTETGRALSYPSATPNTFAFKIQDKKGRMHRFTCETHSLADLIAAIIQRVGDDIDPRKLPQILYEDEDQDKVVLASDSDLATAVDHARSAGWKGLRLHLDYSGKRGRGRSFSAGAMDYAETHADAWASAYSAVAAGAALVAGLGVLTYMKRF, encoded by the exons ATGTCCGGCCATGTTGTAGGTGGTGGTTCTTCAAGACGAAGCATGTCGTTGAATGCTATGCCAAACAAGAAGAAACAACCGGTGGAGAATGGATCCAATGAGGGTTCGCGAAAGTCTATATCAGTTTCTTCGCGTTCTGCTTCTTT GGGGCTAACTGGAGAGCGTACTGTGAAACGACTGCGGCTGTCAAAGGCCCTAACAGTACCTGAAAATACAACTCTTCTTGAGGCTTGCCATCGGATGGCTGCTCGTAGAGTTGACGCTTTGTTGCTAACTGACTCCAATGCATTACTTTGTGGAATCCTTACAGACAAG GATATAACAACTAGGGTTATTGCCCATGAGCTTAACCTTGAGGACACACCTGTTTCCAAAGTAATGACAAGGAACCCAGTATTTGTTCTTTCTGACACTCTTGCTGTGGAAGCCCTCCAGAAGATGGTGCAAG GAAAATTCAGACATTTGCCTGTGGTAGAGAATGGGGAGGTCATTGCTTTACTTGATATAGCAAAGTGTTTATATGATGCTATTGTTCGTCTGGAAAGGGCAGCTGAAAAGGGAAAGGCTATTGTTGCAGCTGTTGAAGGTGTTGAAAAACATTGGGGGACATCTTCTG GTTCCAATACCTTCATAGAGACACTTCGAGAGCGGATGTTTAGGCCGTCTTTGTCGACCGTCATTCCAGAGAATTCAAA GGTTGCAACAGTTTCCCCAACAGAAACAGTTTTAGTGGCAACTAAGAAGATGCTTGAATTTCGATCAAGCTCTGCAGTTGTGACAGTTGATGACAAACCACGGGGAATTATAAC TTCAAGGGATATCTTGATGCGGGTAACAGCACAAAATCTTCCTCCACAGTCCACTTTAGTGGAGCAG GTCATGACTCCAAACCCAGAATGTGCAACGATAGATACACCAATTGTTGATGCACTGCATACAATGCATGATGGGAAGTTTTTGCATATTCCTGTTGTAGATAGAG ATGGAAAAGTAGTTGCTGTAGCGGATGTACTACAGATCACTCATGCTGCTGTATCCACA GTTGGGGGTACTGCTGGCATAAGTACTGAAGCAACAAACAGTATGATGCAAAAGTTCTGGGATTCTGCCATGGCCTTAACCTCTAATGAGGATGAAGAAGATGCACGAAG TGAAGGTTCCTTAAAGTTGGCTTCAGAGGGAGGGACAGAGACAGGACGAGCACTTTCCTATCCGTCAGCCACCCCTAATACATTTGCTTTTAAAATCCAAGATAAGAAGGGCAGGATGCATAGATTTACTTGCG AGACACATAGTTTGGCAGATCTTATAGCTGCGATCATTCAGAGGGTGGGTGATGACATTGACCCCCGCAAACTACCTCAGATTCTG TATGAAGATGAAGACCAGGATAAAGTTGTACTAGCATCGGATAGTGATCTTGCAACTGCTGTGGACCATGCAAGGTCAGCTGGTTGGAAG GGCTTGAGATTGCATTTAGACTATTCAGGAAAACGTGGTCGTGGGAGATCTTTCAGTGCAGGAGCTATGGACTATGCTGAAACACATGCAGACGCATGGGCTTCTGCATACAGTGCTGTCGCAGCTGGAGCAGCACTTGTTGCTGGGTTAGGCGTATTGACATATATGAAGAGGTTCTAA
- the LOC142632287 gene encoding CBS domain-containing protein CBSCBSPB1 isoform X3 codes for MSGHVVGGGSSRRSMSLNAMPNKKKQPVENGSNEGSRKSISVSSRSASLGLTGERTVKRLRLSKALTVPENTTLLEACHRMAARRVDALLLTDSNALLCGILTDKDITTRVIAHELNLEDTPVSKVMTRNPVFVLSDTLAVEALQKMVQGKFRHLPVVENGEVIALLDIAKCLYDAIVRLERAAEKGKAIVAAVEGVEKHWGTSSGSNTFIETLRERMFRPSLSTVIPENSKVATVSPTETVLVATKKMLEFRSSSAVVTVDDKPRGIITSRDILMRVTAQNLPPQSTLVEQVMTPNPECATIDTPIVDALHTMHDGKFLHIPVVDRDGKVVAVADVLQITHAAVSTVGGTAGISTEATNSMMQKFWDSAMALTSNEDEEDARSLSEGSLKLASEGGTETGRALSYPSATPNTFAFKIQDKKGRMHRFTCETHSLADLIAAIIQRVGDDIDPRKLPQILYEDEDQDKVVLASDSDLATAVDHARSAGWKGLRLHLDYSGKRGRGRSFSAGAMDYAETHADAWASAYSAVAAGAALVAGLGVLTYMKRF; via the exons ATGTCCGGCCATGTTGTAGGTGGTGGTTCTTCAAGACGAAGCATGTCGTTGAATGCTATGCCAAACAAGAAGAAACAACCGGTGGAGAATGGATCCAATGAGGGTTCGCGAAAGTCTATATCAGTTTCTTCGCGTTCTGCTTCTTT GGGGCTAACTGGAGAGCGTACTGTGAAACGACTGCGGCTGTCAAAGGCCCTAACAGTACCTGAAAATACAACTCTTCTTGAGGCTTGCCATCGGATGGCTGCTCGTAGAGTTGACGCTTTGTTGCTAACTGACTCCAATGCATTACTTTGTGGAATCCTTACAGACAAG GATATAACAACTAGGGTTATTGCCCATGAGCTTAACCTTGAGGACACACCTGTTTCCAAAGTAATGACAAGGAACCCAGTATTTGTTCTTTCTGACACTCTTGCTGTGGAAGCCCTCCAGAAGATGGTGCAAG GAAAATTCAGACATTTGCCTGTGGTAGAGAATGGGGAGGTCATTGCTTTACTTGATATAGCAAAGTGTTTATATGATGCTATTGTTCGTCTGGAAAGGGCAGCTGAAAAGGGAAAGGCTATTGTTGCAGCTGTTGAAGGTGTTGAAAAACATTGGGGGACATCTTCTG GTTCCAATACCTTCATAGAGACACTTCGAGAGCGGATGTTTAGGCCGTCTTTGTCGACCGTCATTCCAGAGAATTCAAA GGTTGCAACAGTTTCCCCAACAGAAACAGTTTTAGTGGCAACTAAGAAGATGCTTGAATTTCGATCAAGCTCTGCAGTTGTGACAGTTGATGACAAACCACGGGGAATTATAAC TTCAAGGGATATCTTGATGCGGGTAACAGCACAAAATCTTCCTCCACAGTCCACTTTAGTGGAGCAG GTCATGACTCCAAACCCAGAATGTGCAACGATAGATACACCAATTGTTGATGCACTGCATACAATGCATGATGGGAAGTTTTTGCATATTCCTGTTGTAGATAGAG ATGGAAAAGTAGTTGCTGTAGCGGATGTACTACAGATCACTCATGCTGCTGTATCCACA GTTGGGGGTACTGCTGGCATAAGTACTGAAGCAACAAACAGTATGATGCAAAAGTTCTGGGATTCTGCCATGGCCTTAACCTCTAATGAGGATGAAGAAGATGCACGAAG TCTCAGTGAAGGTTCCTTAAAGTTGGCTTCAGAGGGAGGGACAGAGACAGGACGAGCACTTTCCTATCCGTCAGCCACCCCTAATACATTTGCTTTTAAAATCCAAGATAAGAAGGGCAGGATGCATAGATTTACTTGCG AGACACATAGTTTGGCAGATCTTATAGCTGCGATCATTCAGAGGGTGGGTGATGACATTGACCCCCGCAAACTACCTCAGATTCTG TATGAAGATGAAGACCAGGATAAAGTTGTACTAGCATCGGATAGTGATCTTGCAACTGCTGTGGACCATGCAAGGTCAGCTGGTTGGAAG GGCTTGAGATTGCATTTAGACTATTCAGGAAAACGTGGTCGTGGGAGATCTTTCAGTGCAGGAGCTATGGACTATGCTGAAACACATGCAGACGCATGGGCTTCTGCATACAGTGCTGTCGCAGCTGGAGCAGCACTTGTTGCTGGGTTAGGCGTATTGACATATATGAAGAGGTTCTAA
- the LOC142630599 gene encoding uncharacterized protein LOC142630599 has product MADWGPVIIAVVLFVLLSPGLLFQIPAGGKVVEFGNMQTSGAAILVHALIFFGLITIFLIAIGVHVYTG; this is encoded by the coding sequence ATGGCAGACTGGGGGCCAGTGATAATAGCAGTGGTGTTGTTTGTGCTGTTGAGTCCAGGGCTTTTGTTTCAGATTCCAGCAGGGGGCAAGGTGGTTGAGTTTGGGAACATGCAGACAAGTGGTGCTGCTATCCTGGTTCATGCTCTCATTTTCTTTGGCCTTATCACTATCTTTCTTATTGCCATTGGTGTTCACGTCTACACTGGCTGA